One Thiocapsa sp. genomic window, GACCGAAATGGAGCGTCCCAGGAAATCCGGATACCCGGGGGTGTCGATCAGGTTGACATGCTTTTCGTGTGCGTCGAAACTGGTGATCGAGGCGTCCAGGGAGTGGAGCAGCTCTTTCTCCATCGCATCGAAGTCGCAGACCGTGGTCCCTTTGGTCACGCTGCCGGGTGTCGAGATCACTCCGGTCGCGGCGAGCAGCGCTTCGACCAGCGTAGTCTTGCCGGATCCGGCGTGACCGACCAGGGCAATGTTGCGGACGTCCTCGGCGTTGTAATCAGACATCGGTGATCCTGTAGTGGCGTTTGGGTGAGGTGCGGGGCGTCGTTCGGCTTCCCGTCGAGGTGTATTGACGGGGCGAAATTATACCGTAACTCGGGTGTTACCCTGATTGGAGATCGGGCCGAATTCGCGTCTCGGCCTGTCGCGGATCAATTTGCAGCCGTGGTGTCGGCTCGATGAGCGCGTGCCGGAGGGCGCGCGCGGATCCGCGTCCGTGCCCGAGATGCGGCCCCGATTCGCAAGCCCGAACCGCAGGCCAAAAAAAGGCGGCCGATCGGCCGCCGAAGGACGCACAGCTATTGAGAGGAAAAGCGATCTCGAGGTCATCGTGTCCGCCTGTCCGGACGAATCGATCTCTGGGCTCGACGGTCTGTATTCGCGTTATCCTTAAAAAGGGGTCCGGGAGCGTGGGCTCGACCGATGTGGCCGAGCGACTTGCGCTCGGTCAAAACTCCGCGACCCGAAGCGCTGTCGAAACGAGACGACGGGGCACTGATGCCCCATAGGCTAGCACATCTGTGGAGAGGTCATGATGTCAATGGTTCTGAAATCGGACGCTTTTGTCGACGGAGCGCGCATCCCGGTGCGCTACACTTGCGAGGGTGACGACATCTCGCCGCCTCTGTCGTGGTCGAGTCTTCCCGAAGGTACCGCGAGCCTGGTCTTGATCGTCGATGATCCGGATGCCCCGGATCCCGCCGCTCCGCGGATGGTCTGGGACCATTGGATCCTCTATAACCTACCGCCCGAGGCCACGCTTGCCGAGGGAATGACCTCCGATCATCTACCCGCCGGGACCGGGGAAGGGATCAACAGTTGGGGCCGGGTCGGCTATGGCGGGCCTTGCCCGCCGATCGGTTGTCACCGCTATTTCCATTGTCTTTACGCGCTCGATGTGCGCCTGCCGAGCGAATTGGGGACCCCGACCAAAGACGAGCTTCTGCTTGCCATGGACGACCATATCCTCGGCCACACCGAGCTGGTCGGCATCTACGAGGTTTAGGGCCTGATACGGTTGATGGTGACGGCGACCTGGGTGTTTCCGGCGCTGTCGATCGGCCCGGTTTCGCCTTCGAGGTCGCCGGGTTGCGGTGTCGCTTGGCCGCTTCTGGCCACACGTGCACCGATCATGACCTGCGGAAAGGCGGAGAGGCTCATCTCGGGCATCATGGCCATGCTGTCGTCGAGGGTGACGCGGGTCGGTAAATCTTTGACCCGAACGCGTTGGACGGCGAGCGGCATCGGCGGGCCGACGAGGGCGCGCGCGAAGACGAATACGATGTCGTCCGGCGCGGCACCGGCCGAGATGGCCTGATCCAGGCTGACGTCGGCGGTGACCGACGCGGCCGCAACCGGCTCGGATGCCCCCTCGGAGGCGGGTGCTGCGGTCTCTGGCTGCTGCGCGGCGGCTCCCGTCCCTCCGGAGGTTGCGGCAGAGGAGTCTGTTTCGGCAGCGGCGTTTGTCGCCGGCGCGCCCGCACGC contains:
- a CDS encoding YbhB/YbcL family Raf kinase inhibitor-like protein, with protein sequence MSMVLKSDAFVDGARIPVRYTCEGDDISPPLSWSSLPEGTASLVLIVDDPDAPDPAAPRMVWDHWILYNLPPEATLAEGMTSDHLPAGTGEGINSWGRVGYGGPCPPIGCHRYFHCLYALDVRLPSELGTPTKDELLLAMDDHILGHTELVGIYEV